From Shewanella psychrophila, a single genomic window includes:
- a CDS encoding dihydrolipoyllysine-residue acetyltransferase, with protein sequence MIKEFILPDIGEGVVECELVEWLVSEGDIVSEDQPIADVMTDKALVQIPAPHGGVIKKLHYAKGEIAKVHAPLYSVDISGTEQSDVSQQAETSSEKLNIHKSDEHISLPEPVQSSAQLHIEEFLLPDIGEGIVECELVEWLVNEGDIVAEDQPIADVMTDKALVQIPAIKAGKIVKLHYRKGQLARVHEPLFAVEVESDDVIDAVPIVAVEAAGETLSQGVIGEPVPQGKALASPAVRRMARSLDIDISTVTGSGKNGRVYKEDIQRHQSGISLSSNNVEPVSAAQEVSSTATNTSQVSVHSENRVEPIRGVQAVMAKMMTESVSTIPHFTYCEEIDLTELVKLRESMKKKYSNDELKLTMMPFFMKSLSLAIKQFPVINSKVNADCTELTYFSRHNIGMAVDSKVGLLVPNIKDVQDKSILEIATEITRLTKAARSGRVSPGDLKEGTVSISNIGALGGTVATPIINKPEVAIVALGKMQILPRFNANGEVEARKIMQISWSGDHRVIDGGTIARFCNLWKLYLEHPQEMLLAMQ encoded by the coding sequence ATGATTAAAGAATTTATTCTTCCCGATATCGGTGAAGGCGTTGTTGAGTGTGAACTCGTCGAGTGGTTGGTGAGTGAAGGTGACATTGTCAGCGAAGATCAGCCCATAGCCGATGTTATGACTGACAAGGCCTTAGTACAAATCCCTGCTCCTCATGGTGGTGTCATCAAAAAACTTCACTATGCCAAAGGTGAGATAGCAAAAGTGCATGCACCGCTTTATTCAGTTGATATCAGTGGTACGGAGCAATCTGATGTAAGTCAGCAGGCGGAGACTTCATCTGAAAAGCTAAATATTCACAAGTCCGATGAACATATTTCACTGCCAGAACCGGTTCAATCTAGTGCTCAGCTTCACATCGAAGAGTTTCTTCTGCCAGATATAGGTGAAGGAATTGTCGAGTGTGAGCTGGTAGAGTGGCTGGTAAACGAAGGCGATATCGTGGCCGAAGATCAACCTATTGCCGATGTGATGACAGACAAGGCCTTGGTTCAAATTCCGGCTATTAAAGCAGGAAAAATCGTTAAGCTGCATTATCGTAAGGGTCAGCTTGCAAGAGTCCATGAGCCTTTGTTTGCAGTAGAAGTCGAGTCAGATGATGTTATCGATGCTGTACCTATAGTGGCAGTTGAAGCCGCTGGTGAAACTTTGAGTCAAGGTGTGATTGGCGAACCTGTGCCTCAAGGAAAAGCATTGGCGAGTCCTGCTGTTAGGCGCATGGCGAGAAGTTTAGATATCGATATTTCCACTGTTACAGGCTCTGGCAAAAATGGCCGGGTATATAAAGAAGATATCCAGCGACATCAGTCTGGTATCAGCCTATCTTCAAATAACGTTGAGCCTGTCTCTGCGGCCCAGGAAGTGAGCTCCACAGCGACCAACACATCTCAGGTGTCAGTCCATAGTGAGAACAGGGTAGAGCCTATTCGCGGTGTTCAGGCTGTGATGGCTAAGATGATGACTGAGTCTGTATCGACCATTCCTCATTTCACTTACTGTGAAGAGATAGACTTGACCGAGTTAGTTAAGCTACGCGAGAGTATGAAGAAGAAGTATTCAAACGATGAGCTAAAACTCACTATGATGCCATTCTTTATGAAGTCATTGTCACTGGCAATCAAACAGTTCCCTGTGATTAACAGTAAAGTGAATGCCGATTGCACCGAGTTGACCTATTTCAGCCGTCACAATATTGGCATGGCAGTAGACTCTAAAGTGGGTCTTCTCGTGCCTAATATTAAGGACGTGCAGGATAAGTCGATACTAGAGATTGCTACAGAAATCACCCGTTTGACTAAGGCTGCCCGCAGTGGTCGTGTTAGTCCAGGGGATCTTAAAGAAGGCACAGTGTCTATTTCCAATATAGGCGCACTTGGCGGCACAGTAGCTACGCCTATTATTAATAAGCCTGAAGTTGCGATTGTGGCCTTGGGTAAGATGCAGATATTGCCGAGATTCAACGCTAATGGTGAAGTCGAAGCACGTAAAATTATGCAGATCAGCTGGTCTGGGGATCATAGAGTCATAGATGGCGGCACCATAGCCAGATTCTGTAACCTCTGGAAACTGTATCTAGAGCATCCCCAAGAGATGTTATTGGCTATGCAGTAG
- the nadA gene encoding quinolinate synthase NadA, producing MSHSAPQIEEIQYIFPPKPLPLTEFEKARYKSRIKQLLVEKDAVLVAHYYTDPEIQALAEETGGCVSDSLEMARFGRDHQAQTLIVAGVKFMGETSKILSPEKTVLMPTLDATCSLDIGCPIETFSAFCDAHPDHTVVVYANTSAAVKARADWVVTSSIALDIVEHLDSQDKKIIWGPDRHLGSYIAKETGAEMLMWQGDCIVHDEFKAKALRELKLLHPTAAILVHPESPASVVELADAVGSTSQLIKSAQQMDNDKFIVATDRGIFYKMQQAAPDKILIEAPTGGNGATCKSCAHCPWMAMNGLQSIEASLMATDTSKHEIFVDDELREGALIPLDRMLNFAAELNMKVKGNA from the coding sequence ATGAGTCACTCAGCCCCACAAATTGAAGAAATTCAATATATATTTCCGCCTAAGCCACTTCCATTAACCGAATTCGAAAAAGCGCGTTACAAGTCGCGTATCAAGCAGTTATTAGTCGAAAAAGATGCCGTACTCGTGGCTCATTATTATACCGACCCCGAGATCCAAGCTTTGGCTGAGGAAACAGGTGGCTGCGTCTCTGACTCATTGGAGATGGCCAGGTTTGGACGAGATCACCAGGCCCAGACCTTGATTGTCGCCGGGGTTAAATTTATGGGGGAGACCTCAAAAATTCTGAGCCCGGAAAAGACGGTTTTAATGCCGACCTTAGATGCAACCTGCTCACTGGATATTGGTTGCCCCATCGAGACCTTTAGTGCGTTCTGTGATGCTCACCCTGATCACACGGTTGTGGTGTATGCCAATACATCGGCTGCGGTTAAAGCCCGAGCCGACTGGGTCGTTACATCGAGTATTGCTTTGGATATAGTCGAGCATCTCGACAGCCAAGATAAGAAGATTATCTGGGGTCCCGATCGTCATCTGGGTAGCTATATTGCCAAAGAGACCGGTGCTGAGATGTTGATGTGGCAAGGCGATTGTATTGTCCATGATGAATTTAAAGCTAAGGCCCTGCGGGAGCTCAAGCTGCTGCATCCAACAGCTGCCATCTTGGTTCATCCAGAATCACCGGCCAGTGTTGTTGAGCTTGCCGATGCCGTGGGCTCGACTAGTCAGCTGATCAAATCTGCCCAGCAGATGGATAATGATAAATTCATCGTCGCAACCGATAGAGGCATCTTCTATAAGATGCAACAGGCAGCCCCTGACAAAATCCTTATTGAAGCACCGACAGGTGGAAATGGTGCAACCTGTAAGAGCTGCGCCCATTGTCCTTGGATGGCCATGAATGGTCTACAGTCGATTGAAGCATCATTGATGGCTACAGACACCAGCAAGCATGAAATTTTTGTGGATGATGAGTTACGTGAAGGTGCGTTAATCCCACTGGATCGCATGCTTAATTTTGCTGCTGAATTGAACATGAAGGTGAAAGGAAACGCCTGA
- a CDS encoding methyl-accepting chemotaxis protein has protein sequence MNIRWIENLTIKNKLLIVTLPPILGCVFFGLSIVYNQFQLSQSLSKVQMLSELASVNSVLVHELQKERGMSAGFLSAGGQAFAAKLPKQRKSTDRQIIAFQSFIADNRLPDAFSRQLTSVNKALASLNRMRNSVDSLSISVSNEVQFYTRLNMALLSIVDQTAHEGASQAIAIQAASFSAYLQMKERAGLERAVLSSMFGQVKVDPQRFIKFVTLISEQNSYQERFLALADDETQQAYQRLQDSKAFSDVNTLRQVALSQDIDKVAAQSPEQWFAQATVRIESVSQFEQSLANGLMGQTKKQLLASNTLMYSIITLMLVSGFLVCGISIVLGRYLHQSLRNMHSVVTQAQASFDLSLRVKSDTSDELGQLGKAFNQMMMDFENVILKVRDNTASLLTASQKMDSCATLMQRDVAIGHSEAEQVASAMTEMSATVQEIAQNAVSASEASAAANTDANEGRLEVSKTGTSIKLLAVEIEQASNAINNLDNDIQSIVSVLGVISSIAEQTNLLALNAAIEAARAGEMGRGFAVVADEVRSLAQRAQASTEDIRTMTERLESGAKLAVTAMEKGKAQAELSVTESHKAGEELDRIVTEVGIIDSMNEQIAAATHEQSTVSEEVNRNALKISETYRNTQDVADELSQLNDVLLEDANKMAQEVSKFKLS, from the coding sequence ATGAATATTCGATGGATCGAAAACCTCACCATAAAAAATAAACTGCTTATTGTTACCTTGCCGCCCATCTTGGGGTGTGTCTTCTTTGGCTTATCCATTGTCTATAACCAATTCCAGTTAAGCCAAAGCTTATCTAAGGTGCAGATGCTTAGCGAACTGGCCAGTGTGAACAGTGTGCTAGTGCATGAATTACAAAAAGAGCGTGGTATGAGTGCCGGATTTTTGAGTGCTGGAGGTCAGGCATTTGCAGCTAAACTGCCAAAACAGAGAAAGTCGACTGACAGGCAGATCATAGCATTCCAATCTTTTATTGCCGATAACCGTTTACCCGATGCTTTTAGCCGTCAATTAACCAGTGTTAATAAGGCTCTGGCAAGTCTGAATAGGATGAGAAATAGCGTAGATAGTTTATCCATTTCAGTCTCTAATGAAGTGCAGTTCTACACCAGACTCAATATGGCCTTGCTCAGCATTGTCGATCAAACGGCCCACGAGGGGGCGAGTCAGGCTATCGCCATTCAAGCTGCATCTTTTAGTGCATACTTGCAAATGAAAGAGCGTGCAGGGCTCGAGCGTGCAGTCCTTAGTTCCATGTTTGGACAAGTCAAAGTCGATCCACAGAGATTCATTAAGTTTGTTACCTTAATTTCTGAACAAAACAGCTATCAAGAACGGTTTTTAGCCCTAGCAGATGATGAGACTCAGCAAGCTTATCAGCGCCTACAAGACTCGAAGGCCTTCAGTGACGTTAATACATTGAGGCAAGTTGCGTTAAGCCAAGACATTGATAAAGTTGCTGCCCAAAGTCCGGAACAATGGTTTGCTCAAGCTACCGTGCGTATCGAATCGGTCAGTCAATTCGAGCAATCACTGGCCAATGGCTTAATGGGTCAAACTAAGAAGCAATTATTGGCCTCAAATACCTTGATGTACAGCATCATCACTCTGATGTTAGTGTCAGGCTTCTTAGTGTGCGGCATATCTATTGTGCTGGGAAGATATCTGCATCAGAGTTTGCGTAACATGCACTCTGTGGTCACTCAAGCCCAAGCCAGTTTCGATCTCAGCCTGCGCGTAAAGTCTGATACCAGTGACGAACTGGGACAACTTGGCAAGGCATTTAACCAAATGATGATGGATTTTGAGAATGTCATCTTAAAAGTCAGGGACAATACCGCTAGCTTATTAACTGCATCTCAGAAGATGGACTCCTGTGCGACCTTAATGCAGCGAGATGTGGCCATTGGCCATAGCGAGGCGGAGCAGGTCGCCTCTGCAATGACTGAGATGAGTGCCACGGTACAAGAAATAGCTCAGAATGCCGTGAGTGCATCTGAAGCGTCTGCCGCCGCCAATACCGACGCCAATGAAGGACGCTTGGAAGTTAGTAAGACTGGCACCAGCATAAAACTGCTTGCGGTCGAAATCGAGCAGGCTTCGAATGCTATCAATAATCTAGACAATGACATTCAATCGATAGTCAGCGTATTAGGGGTGATAAGCAGTATTGCTGAGCAAACTAACTTACTGGCATTGAATGCTGCCATAGAAGCAGCCAGAGCCGGAGAGATGGGCCGAGGCTTTGCCGTTGTAGCCGATGAGGTGAGAAGCTTAGCTCAACGTGCTCAAGCTTCTACCGAAGATATTCGGACCATGACTGAGCGTCTCGAGTCTGGCGCTAAACTCGCAGTCACAGCCATGGAGAAGGGCAAGGCTCAAGCTGAGCTAAGTGTCACGGAGTCACATAAGGCGGGTGAAGAGCTAGATCGCATCGTCACTGAGGTGGGTATTATCGACAGCATGAACGAGCAGATAGCGGCGGCGACCCATGAGCAGTCAACGGTATCAGAAGAAGTTAATCGTAATGCACTCAAGATAAGTGAGACTTATCGAAATACCCAAGATGTCGCCGATGAACTCAGCCAGCTTAATGACGTGTTACTCGAAGACGCTAACAAGATGGCCCAGGAAGTGAGCAAGTTTAAGTTAAGCTAA